TTCATATGCTTTCGGACTCTCTGGATTCCGCTGGCGTTATAGTGGTTGGAATCTTAATAAGCCTATACCACTGGTATTTTCTGGATCCTTTAATAACTTTTGCCATCATCGCGTACATCTCATATGAATCTTTTGAAATAATCAAAAGCTCCATAAACATCCTTATGGAAGGCTCTCCAGATGATCTGGATATCAAAAAAATGAAGGATGAAGTGGAAAAAATAAAAGGAGTTTCCTCTCTTCATCACGTTCATGTATGGAGTTTGGACGGCGAAGATAAACTTATGGAATGCCACGTGAGAGTTTGCCCAATGAGCACAAGTGAAGCAGATAGGGTGCGAAACGAAGTGACACACTTGCTCTCTGAAAAATACGGCATAACACATTTAACAGTTCAAATGGAAGAAAAATCGTGCGCTAACGAATCTCTCATAGTAAAAAGTTGAGTTCATTCTAAGCCATGATCACAAAAGCCATTATCACGAGGGCCCATAACTGGTAAGCGATTCCCTCTTCCAAACCGAATACATCCTTCAAAGGCGGCAAAGCCGCCTTTTTTCCAATTAAAAATCCTGCGGTTGCCCCGGCAACTGCCGCTATCAATATTTTGAATATTGAAGCACCCCCAAAGGGCATGAAAAAGCATAACGACAAAAGCGCCCCCTCAAGCAAGAATTCAAAAGGAGAAAACTTCCACTTCAAGCCTTTAAACAACTTCACAAGGTACATTGAAGTTAAGAAAACGGCTAAAAGGGATAAAGTTGGAAAAGCTTCTTCAAAATTCATCTTCGCAAAATATCCAGCCAACGGTGGAATTCCAATTAAAGAAAGTGCGCCTACAATGGTAGAGAATTTTCCGTTCCTGGAAAAAAGCAGCGCCTTTGCATTTGAATGGGCAAAAGCGTACAACGCAGAGGCCAACGGCGAAAGGCTTAGCATGGCTACAGCTATACCCATCTGGGAAGTTGTGGAAAAAGCCAACACTCTTTTGGGCCTTTTTTCAAAAAAAGCGTAAATTCCTCCGACAAACGCGGAAAAAAGCCCAACAATTACGACGAACTCTTTCAATTTTTGCGGGAGAAGTGGATAGATTCTCACCATCCCAAAAAGCCCGGCGTTCACAGCCGCTCCCGAAAGTAGCATTGAAACCGGCGTTTCTGACATAGAATGTACGTCTATAAGCCAAGCACTTAATCCCAAAACCCCGCTTTTCACCAACAGTGCCATCACCACAAACATCAACGCAAAAGCGGAAAGCTTTTCGTCCTGCAAAGCGCCAATGGAAAGTACTCCCGTTTCGGAATACAAAAGTATCGTGCCGAAAAGATAAAAAGCCAAAGCTATTGAACTCAAAAACATGTACTTCAACGCTGCCCAAATCCGCGCCGGTTTTTTGCCATAACCAACCATTAGAAAAGATACCAAAGAAGTAAGCTCTATGGTCACGTACATGTTGAACAGATCGTTGGAAATGAACAATGCGTAAAGTGAAGCGAAGAGATAGTCCATCAAGGAATCCATAGTGTTGTCCCATTTTTCAAAGCGCGCTTTGACGCTGATCCACACTGTAAGAAGGGAAAGTATAAACCAAAAAGAAGTCGAATCGTACCTCGCTTCAACACCTATAGCCGAACTCCAGCCACCAACAACGAAGGTTGTAAAAACCTGCGAATACAAAATGTAAGCGGTCAAAATGGAAAGAGATAAAATTTCTATCCATGTCATCCATCTCTTCCTAGTGAAAATCCTTAAAGTTCCAAAAAAAACTGCTAATACTATCGGAGAAAGCACGAGATCAGCGCTCATCTTTTTCTATCCTCTTTTTAAGCTTTACCACATCGGTGGTATGATAAACGCTTGAAAGATAGAGCACGAAAACCAGCGACAAAGCCAAGACGGCGAATCCAACCACTATGGAAGTGATAACCAACGCTTGAGGCAAGGGATCAACCCTTTCAATAGGTAAAGTGAGAAGTGGCGGTAAAGTGCCGTTGTATCCCAACACAACGAACGATAAAGTTACCCCCGTTTCCATTATGCCAATCCCTATAAGCTTTATTATCAAGTCTCTTTTAACGGCTACAATGCTTATGCCTATTGCCATTATCACCAATGAAAGAAAAAGATCGAGATTCATATGCTTTCCTTTCTCTTTGAAAATTCGTAAAAGATGATCCACGCTCCTACAAAAACCTTAAATCCTATAGAAGAATTTAAAAGGATGGCACCCCTACCGCTGAAAAAATTCCCTATTTTGCCAACAAAAAACCCCGGAGAGAAAAAGCCTCCATGTATATTCCCAAATATCACATAAACTAACACCACAAAGATGACGAGATTTTCAAGGAATTCCAACTTCAAATTTTCCGTCAAGGCGTGAACCCTTGAAGAGCCGAGCGCCATCGTTAAAATGACTATTCCACTTGCGGAAATGGCTCCCCCGCTAAACGCTCCTCCCGGTTGAAGGTGTCCTGTGATCGCGGTGTAAGCACCCCAACCAACTATGATTATTCCAAACGCAAGAAGCTCAAAACGTATCAGCGTGGATTTGTCGGTATTGATTTCTCCACTTTCCTTTATCCTCTTTGCGTAAAACGAAACACCGGTTATGGCAACTGAAAATATCAAAAGTTCGAAAAGGGTATCGTAAAGCCTGAAATTCAAGTATATCGCGCTGACTATGTTCGCGCTGCCGTCATACATTTGCGTTGCCAGAGGATAGTGATTTGCGTTATGGGGAGATATCTTTACGAAATACGCAAATACAAGTAAGATTATTAAAGATAAAACGATGCTAACAACGAAAAGATTTCTTACCTTCATCTTACATACCTTTCCACCATGCTTTTAAGTTTTCCGTTTTCTCTTATTTCTTTCAAATAGTCGTTTAAAGATCTCAACCGCTCTTCTTCATCTGCAACCACTCCAAAAGCGTAAAAAACGCCTTTTTCTTCCGAATTTGGCTGTGGCATTTCTCTGCTCAAAAAAGGCAAAGAGATATATCTTATCAGATCGATACGAAATCCTCCATCACTACCTTTTTTAAAATTCATAATCCTTTTTTTAAATTCTCCCATAGTTTTGAAAGAATTTTGTGTCGAAGAAGGAGTCCCAAATGTGAGCACTTTAGTTTCTAAGAAACCATCCGTCATCCTTACGTCTGGAATTTCAAAAGTGTTTAAAAACGCCGCACCTGCCACTTCTATTCTCCCACTGCTAAGCATTTCTAAAACTTCGTTCTCCTTTACCCTGACCAGCCTAAGATCAAGATCGTGTGTTTTACAGTAATCCTCAATGATCGCCTTTTCAAGAGCATCAAGGGATTTATCAACCTCTATCAACCCAAACCATAGTTTCTCCCTGTGTTGAAGGGTAACCATGTACAAAAACAAAGTGAAGATAAGCCCTATAGAGGCTTCTGCAAGGGCAACATCTGGAGCGGCATATAAAGAAAAGGCCACCACGGCAACTACTGAAATGGCACCATAGGTTAAAACGGCAGAAACTCTATCTTTTAAAAAGAGAACGGATGCCGCAAAACCAATTATCACGAATATCAACGTTTGTGTGAATGCCATCTGTCTTCCTCCACATTTATCTTATCGTGAATCGCTCCCCTTGCCAAAAGATGCGTTATAGCGGGGCCTTGAAGTATAACCACGGCCGCCAACAACAAGTAGGCAAAATGATGTGAAGAAAAAATACCAAAAGTGATCAAAAGGGTAGCTCCGCCAACCGTATCAGCCACACTTATGAAGTGAAGGCGAACGTAATAATTTTTCATGAACGTTCCAGCCAACGTTCCCACGATTATCAAAAACAGAGAAAACCCGATGAGTATTCCTTTGATTATTTCCATTCATTCCTCCAAAAAATGCGACAAAACCGCCATGCTTCCCAACGAAAGCAAAAGTAAAATCAGCGCCACGTACACCAGATAATCCATATGTTCTTCTGTGCCAAGAACTGAAAGAAAAATCGCAAATTTCGTTGTTAAAGACACAAAACCGGCGATTCTATCCCAAACCGTCGGTCCTTTTACAAGCCTGTATATGGGTAAAACAGCCACGGTGAAAAGAATTATTCCCATAGATATTTCTCCATTTCATCTATGTCACTCTTGACTTTCTTGAGTCTCCTACCAAAACTGGGAGGAGAGGGCCAACAATGTTGGCGAGGAGGGTTCATTGCCCCCTTCGTCGACTCCGTCGACACTTCCCCCGCAAGCGGGGGCAGACTTATATAAAACTTCATCGATATTCCTCATTTAGAGGCATAGTGAATTTCATGATATCTTCTTTTTAGTCGCCTCCCACAGTATGGGAGGGGAGCGAAATTGCACAGTTGCAATGTCTCTTTCACTTTTCCGACCAAGGCGAAGCCGCGAGCAACGTTAGTTGGCGGGGAGGGTTGATCAAAATACCTTTAAACCTTAGAAAATTCGGTCTCATATGAAATGGTTAGTTGCCTCTGTTATCACTTCACTTTCGCCCCCTACGCTGGCTTCGCCATCACTTCCCCCATAAATGGGGGCAGACTTGTATGAAGGTGACTCCACCGATACTTCTCCATGCAATCGACGGCAAATCAAAACTCATGATATCTTTAACTCCCCTCCCACAGTATGGGAGGGGAGCGAAATTGCACAGTTGCAATGTCTCTTTCGCTTTTCCGACCAAGGCGAAGCCGCGAGCAACGTTAGTTGGCGGGGAGGGTTGATGATCTTATCCATACTTCTATTCCTCTTAAAACACTTTCAATGTTTTCTTTTACCTCTTTATCACTGAACCTCAAAACGGTTATTCCATAACTCTCAATCTCTCTTTGCCTTTTCATATCCAACTCATATTTTTCATCATGACTACTTCCATCTATCTCTATCGCTAATCTCAATTTTCGGCAAAAGAAATCAACGATGTAATTTCCTATTACCTCTTGCCTTCTAAATCTATACCCTAACATTTGACCTTTCCTCAAATATTGCCATAATAGCGTTTCGGATAAAGTCATGTCTTTTCTTAAATTCCTTGCAAGAACCTTTAATTTCTTATTCTTGGTAACCATTCATTCCCCCTACGGCAGCTTCGCCGCCACTTCCCCCCCATAAATGGGGGCAGACTTTTCAATCTGGAAAGCGGCTCTCTTGACTCTCCTACCAAAACTGGGAGGAGAGGGCCAACAACGTTGGCGAGGAGGGTTCATTGCCCCCTTCGTCGACTCCGTCGACACTTCCCCCGCAAGCGGGGGCAGACTTGTATGAAGATGGCTCCGCCACCACTTTTTTCGCACGCAAGGACAAACTTATACAATAGCTTTGTTGCCACTTACCCCACAAAACCTTCGTCTTTCCAATACGTCCACCATTTCTGTTTTTTGAACTCTTCTATGAACGGTCTCAACGAATCTTCAGAAACTTTTGCATCCTTCCCAACAGTTAAATAGAGTTCCGCGTTTCTTCCATGTGAAAACTTCCAAACTCTTTTTGCCAACGGGCCTAAAACGGTATTAACAGGATGCAAAAACCTCGTTCCTTGAGTGTTGATAACTGTCCACGCGACTGGTGTGTTGAAAACCTTAGAGATCTTTGTGAAAATATCGTAAGTGAAAAGAACGGCTTCGAAGCGTTTCTTGTAAATATCAAAATACTTTTGAAGTTTTTCATACATCTCAAGTTTCTTAAGGATATCAAAATAAGCTTGCCAGAAGGGATTTTCTAAATCATAATTCGCACCCGGCGCGTTGAGAAAATCTTCTATTATTCTGTTGAGTACCGCTTCAGCCTGCTTGAAGTTCATCAGTGCCTGTCTGTTTTCCTTATTTTGCAAATGTATGTTTGCTAAAATTGTGAGCAACGTGAAAAGTGCTCTTCTGGCTTCCAAAGAAGAAGGATTCATCTTAAGAGAATTTTTAATCAAAGACCAGCATTCATTTCCATAATTTTTATCTTTTGTAGCTCCAAAAACCACCGCATACACCATTGCCATAGTGGAAAATGGAACATCGGGCGCTTCACATGTTTTGATGATGAATCCCTTCGAAGCGTTGAACCATATCCTGAAAGCGTAAAGATCTTCAAGCTTAAGCTTTCCAGTTGCGGAAAGCTCTTTCAGCAGATTGGACGCTTGAGTAAAAAGTCTCTGTTCAAACGGAGCCGTTTTTAAAGCTGAAAGTGCCGAATCTATGGCAACCTTTATGTCTCCTTGACTTCTCGCAGAAGATGAAAGCTGAACGTATCTCATAGCCAAATTGTCGCGAGATGAAAAGTAAAGATCCAAAAGGTACACAATGATCGATGCCAAAAGGATGTATCCGACAAACGGTTTAAAAGTCGTGCCCATTCCCATTGAAATGGAAACGATCGTCATCAAAACAAGATAATTTATTTGAAGTGGGAAAGAAAAAAGCAAATCAAACGAATAACCTGCAATCGCGATGGCAATCCACGGCATTCCGCTTATAATGGAAGAATAAATCGCCACGCTCACCAAAGCGAGATAAATCAACAAGTGAGTTATTCCGCCTTCCACCAACAAATCAAGATAATGGTTGTGCGCTCTATCTGCCACTTGCGTCATGAAGTAACTCGCGGATTTGCGTGAAAACTTTCTTCTCAACGCCCTCGCTATGTTGGAGATCCCATATCCAAGAAAAGGTGATTCCTTGAAAGCCCTCCTGGCTTCTCTCCAAAGAAATGCCCTGTTGACGTTTGAAGATTCCGGCTTACGCTCTTCTCCACCTTCTCCATTTGATTTCGAAGAAATCTTCGATTTAAAAACTTTTCGCTTCGCAAAGTCCACAACATCTTTTAACTTGTTCTTAGTAACTTTTCCTTGAGGGGTGAAGAGGTAATAAATTGGCGGGAAAATCACGGTAGTGATGGCTATGGCCGCCATGTATGTGGGCATCGGTGTCAACAAAAAATAGATTATCTCCAGCAAAGTCATTAAACCAGTCGCCAAATAAGATCCTCTTCCATGCGATAACATGAGCCCCCAACTTATCACAAGGTAAGATATGATAAAGAATATGAATTCGTAATTTGGTTTGTAAAGCGCCAACGTTAGCGGCAGCACCGTTAAAAGAAAATTCGCAACTGGTATGGGATTTGAAATGGTACCCGTATACCTTCTAAAACCTATAGATTTCAAATAAGAAAATGGAAACTTTATGTACTTTTCTTCATCCAGAAATTGTAAAGTTACAACGGCTGTTTCGACAATTCCTCCCACAATGAAGACAACAAACAAAAAAGTTGGAGAAATAAATTTGAAAATTTGCCATGAAGCGAAAAGATAAATCGGAATGGTAAAACGGAACATCATTCCCATTTGACGTTCTATGCCCCCGAGGTACGAAAACACAAAAGATTCACTGATAAAAAAGTGGAAAAGCACACTTGCCCACCAAATCATCAACAAAACGAAAATGAGAAAATTTGGAAGGGCAAATGGAAAATTAAAAGCGATTCGCGCTGAGGTTATAGCCAAAGGGATGGCAAAACCGTTCGCAAAAACGGTGTGCGTCATAGCAAATGGCATCCACGCCAGATTGTCAACAACTGAAAGTATATGCAAAAATCCCAGCGTGAAAAGCATAAGTTCGTAGACAAACAAAATGTTGTTTGGAACTATTAGAGAGAAAATAGAAAGCGTTCCAAAGATGATTATGGAAATAAAGGTGTAGAAAAAATCCGAACGGATGTAATATTCCCTTAAGCTAAAATGCAAAATCCCCACTCCTTTTCTTTTTGTACATCTGCATTTTACCATAGAAATAGGCGCGGAACTCCGCGCCTATTTGTTGAATGAACATCAGCCTTGTTATCTGAACAGCCTCAACACTTGTTGTGGATTCGAGTTCGCTTGCGCCAGCATCGCCATCGAAGATTGTAACAGTATCTGTTGTTTCGAGAATGTCATCATTTCCTTCGCCATATCTACATCTTTTATCGTCGATTGTGCGGATGTCAAGTTTGTCGATGCCGTCTGCAAGTTGTGTGTTATGTGTGTCAACCTGTTCTGGATGGCACCAAGTTTTGCTGATTCTGTAGACACAACTTGAATGGCATTGTCAACTAACGTTATGGCGGATTGTGCTCCTTCTTTTGTTGTCACGTCAATTGTTGAATAATAGCCACTATCTCCTATCTTTAATGAATCGGCATTTTTGGCAGGTTCTACAGTTGTTTCAAGTCCAAGCGCTTGAGCGCCCATGTCATTGATACCAAGCTGAATCGTTTGAGATTGGTTGGCCCCTACCTGGAAGACCATGTCGTTGTTTTGCGAGGTTCCTTTATCAAGTCTTATAGCTCCACTGTCAACTAGTTGATAGGAACTCTTTGATTCTGTCGTGTAAACAGAGGGGCTTGAAGCCATTCCCGTGAGATCCACTTTAACTGTTGAGCCACCATTAGCAGAACCACCAGAAAGATTAACACTTAAGGTGTTTCCATCAAGAGAAACATAATTATTGCTGAGATCAACGGTACCCTGAGCAACAGGGCTTGACAACTCTGTTGATGATGTTGAGAAAGATGCTGTTCCTACTGAAGAACCAAGACCTGTTATTGTAACATTGAAATTTGCTCCACCGGCAGTTATATTAAGCGTTCCCGTTCCGCTGGAAATGCTTGTCATAGAAACAGTAGATATATTACTACCATTAAATGAAACATAAATTTTGTCATCAGTAGATGAGCTTCCGGTTTTCACTTCTATTTTCAGCTGGCCATTCGTAGTGACAACTCCTGAACTAGTTGTCATACTAACACCTGAAATATTGACCGCGCCAGACTCTACGACAGCACTTCCGGATGTTGTACCGGTATTCAATAAGTTTCCTTGATAATAAACTTGCACCGCATTAGCGGCACTCGCTGTGCCTGTTTCTATTGTGTTGATGGTAAGAGTTGTGTTACCAGATATTTTTCCAGCATCTAGTTGCGCACCTGTAATGGTATTAGAAGGATTAACAAGTGTAGCTGTCCCGTTTTCATCAACTTTGTTAAGATTACCATTCAATAAAGTTTGCGTGTTGAACTGCGTTGTATTTCTAATCTGGTCAATCTGCCCTATGAGTTGGTTGACTTCTTTTTGTATCTGTTGCCTATCAGATGTCGTATTGGTGTCGTTCGCAGCTTCAACTGCCAATTCCCTCATCCTTTGAAGAATCGACTGCGTTTGATCCAGTGCTCCAGATGCTGTCTGTATTGCGGATATAGCATTTTGCGAGTTCTGTATAGCTGTGTTTAAACCGCTGATCTGTCCCATCATCTTTTCGACTATCGCGTATCCCGCAGCGTCATCCGCCGCGCTGTTGATACGATAGCCTGTCGACAACCTTTGAATGGATGTCTGCATTTCGCTTTGTGTGTTTCTTACACTCATCCACGCTTGTAAAGCGGGTATGTTGTGATCAATCCTCATTCTTCTTCACCTCCATGTGAATTTTAACTTCCTTGAGTTTCTTTTGGGCTCCGGAACCCTTTCCGTGCAAGATTATCGTCACTATTTTAAAAAACTTTAGGGTTTTTTTATTTTATTCCACCATATTTTTGAGTCCCCCTTCGGCAGCTCTGCTGCCACTTCCCCCGCAAGCGGGGGCAGACTTGTATGAATATGGCTTTGTCAACACTCCCCTCACAAGAGGACGCAAACTTTTTAATTTGAAAAACAATTACATTGATTCTCCTCTCAAGCCTGGGAGGAGGGGGCCAACGAAGTTGGAGAGGAGGGTTCATTTTTACGTCCCTTCGTCAGTATTTTCCACGCAAATGCAAAAAAATTAAAACTCATGGTGTTTTTAAGTCCCCTCTCACAGAGTGGAAGGGGAGCGAAATTGCATAGTTGCAATGTCTCTTTCGCTTTTCCGACCAAGGCGAAGCCGCGAGCAACGCTAGTTGACGGGGAGGGTTGATCAAAATGCCTTTAAACCTTAGAAAATTTAGTGTCATATGAAATGCTTCGTTGCTTCTATCATCATTTCACTTTCGCCCCCTTCGGCAGCTCTGCTGCCACTTCCCCCGCAAGTGGGGGCAAACTTTGATACTTTATAGATCATCATCATTCAAAAGTACAAGCAGTTCACGAATTGCTTAAGAGCTTCTTTACTTCGTCTAACGTGATGTCAAATATGTGATCCGCAATGTATTCGAGAGTTTCCATGTCACCATTTCTGACTTTTTCTTTCAAATCTTTTGTGTACTTTTCTTTGAATTTGCTGAGAAGTTGCCTTGAAACTATTTCTCTTAGATTTTCGAGTTTGCCTTTCTGCAGCCCTTGTTGTAGTCCTTGCTCTATCGCTTCTTTTCTTTCTTTTTCAAAAATATCCACATCAAACATTTTTCTCACCCTTTCTTTCATGAATTCAACTAACTTCTCATCGTAAACGGTTCTTGTCATTACAAGCGTGGCCGTTATTATGTCATCTTTTAATTCCCTGCTGATTTTCATCTTCGCCTCTTCGTCTACCAATTCGACTATTTCTTCTTCCGTCGAGTTCTTCATCAACGGCATCAAGGCCATCTCTATGTAATTGCCCTTGCCATTTTTTACTTTCTCAATCACATTTCTTGAATCTAATTCATAAACTCTCACAATTTCAGGTTTGAAGATCACACTTTTGCTTTTTATAAGCTGCTCACCGATGTTTGATTTTCCCAGATAAATGATGTATGTGTCTACAGCTTTATCAAATTGTCTTGTCAAAAGCGCGTTGTAAACAAAAAATCTGTTGAGCGTGTCTCTTGTCATGCTCTGCTGGAATTCAACGTGGATTATTTCAGATGCGTCTGTTTCCAAAACAAAGTCCGCGTGCAAATCCGTCATGCGAATGTCTTTTAGCTCTTCAGAGAGGCATTGATGAACACCGTTTGCCTGTATTCCAAGAAAATCAGTTATTTGATTTGGTGATATGTGTGAAAGATATTTCATGATGATGTCTTTTTCTGCCATGACAGCCCCCTAAATTCATTTTCAGTGTTATTTTACCATATATAGAGGTAAGCAGTGAGAAGTGATGAGTGAGCCATTATCGGTGATCAGTGATGAGCAATTTGTAATCAGTGAGCTGTGAAGAAGACTCATCAAAAGTGCAAAACTCTTGATGTTTTTGATCTACATCCACAAGGGTCAAAACCTCTTCCACTGTTCTTCTTAGTCTTCTCCTAAAACTGGGAGAGCCCCCTTCGGCAGCTCTGCTGCCACTTCCCCCGCACACGGGGGCAGAATATCCATAAATGGAGAGGAGGGGTCATTTCTACGTCTCTTTGTCAGCATTTTCCACGCAAATGCAACAAAATTAAAACTCATGATGTCTTCAAGTCCCCTCTCACAGAGTGGGAGGGGTGGCAACGTCAGTTGACGGGGAGGGTTGATAACTACGTCTCCTTTCGTCAATACGGCAGACACTTGCCACTCACTATCTGCCTTTCCTCACCAGCTCTTTCTTACCAGGCCAATACGCTATTATCAACGCCACGGCCATCAAGATACCCCCAAATATCTTTAAAATGGTGAATTCTTCTCTCAATATGAAAAATGCCAAAAGTGAGGCCAACCATGGTTTCACGAAAAATGCCATCGAACCTAAACTCGCACCGACGATTTTTACACCTTGAAAAAACAGCACATAAGCCAGACCAGTTACCACCATTCCAAGATAAAGCACATTCCAAATCTCTTTTAACGGAAGGATTATAGGCTCATGAATTAAAAAAAGAATTATCAAAACGGTGAACATTCCGAAGATAAACGCGAAGAAATTCAAGGTGGAGCTTGAAGTCTTTCGTGATATCTTTCTTCCAAGAACGGTGTAAATCGCAAATAGTATGGCAGAAACAAGTATACATAAAGAATAAAAACTGGTGAAAAAATGCCCCGGCTTGTACGCCACCATGATAACGCCCAGAAATCCAAGCCCCATTCCTATGTAAACCCTTAATTTGAATTTCTCTTTGTATATTAACTTTGAAAAGAGTAAAACAAACAAAGGATTGGAACTTGTGATTATGGCAACTTCGCTCGCACCCACATGGTACAAACCTATGTGAAAGAGGCTTACACCAATTCCCACCGTGACGCTTCCCAGCCACGCCATGTTTATCCAATCGACTTTTGAAAGGTTTTTCAATTTCCTGAATTTAACAAATGGAAAAAGCACCAGAATCCCGAAAACCATCCTGAAAAACCATAAAACAAGGGGCGGCATGCTAACCGTCGTGAGTTTGGATGAAACCTCCAACGACGAAAAGATGGCAATGGCAGCGTAGGTATACAAGTATCCCTTTAACATTTCATATCATCAACCACTTCTCAAGCCAAAAAGAGTAAAATTACCGAGCTAACGACAACCGTCATGGTTACCATACCACCAGCTACTTCCGGATCGAGTTTTCTCTCAATGGAATAGATCAAAGAAAGCAGTGGCGTGGGCATGAGCGAGCTTACAAAAACTATCGTTGAAGCCACATGATCGTTTGGGGCAATGAGGCGTGAAAGATACCAAAGGCCAATTCCAACACCAAGGCCCACGGCATATTTCAACACCATTCCTTCCATCATGTATTTGAATTCACGCGTTATCTTCTTGAAATCAAGATAAATACCTATCGTGATCATAGACAAAAAAGCGTTTGCAGAACTAACTGGGGAAATCATGTTGTAAACGGCATATGGAACTACGATATTTCCAAAATTCAAAATCAAAGCAAGTTCGAAAGCTATCAACGGCGGAAAAGTTACCAACTTCTTCACAACCGCCCTTGCGTTAAAACCTTCGGACGAATATTTCAGCGCCACAGAATAACCAAGCGTGTAAATTATCAAAGCGTTACCTATATCAAACATCGCCATGTAAGTTAGGCCTCTGTTTGACCACATAACCTGAGCGAAAGGGTAAGCGAATATCGCCAAATTCAAACCGCACAACGTGAGAGAAAGCGAGCCTTTTGTTTTTGGAGGAAGTTTTGATTTAGAAAAGAACGTTAAACCGAAAGTGAGGATAAAAAAAGCCGCTATAGCACCAAAAAGCGTTAAAAACAAAAGCGAAGGCTGAAGCTTAACCTTCGTTATAGCCTCAACTATCACCACTGGCAAAGTGACATATATGATGAGATGCGAAAGGATGCCTCCATCTTTTTCGTTCAAAAATCCGATCTTTTTCAAAAAATATCCCAACGCTATTATTGAAAAATAAGAAAGCATCTTGTAAGTCATATGAAAGCCACTACCCTTGCCGGCGAACCGCCAGCATTTATTTTCAAAGCTCCTATGAAGATCCAAAAGGATCTATCTAATGGCAACTTGTCCAAATTCGTCAAATTTTCCAGATGAACTCCACCGTTTTTGAAAATCTCACAATTTGCAAGAAATTCTTCATCATTCCACGGATCTATTCCAGGCGCATCCGTTCCAAAAACCTTTACCCCCTTTTTCGTTAAAAAATCTATCGCATCAACACCAAATCCACCGTAATTCGTAAAATACATATCTGGATTGTCCCATAAATTTGACTGACCCGTTCTCAACAAAACCGCCTGCACGTTCACATTCCCGAATTTCTCTTCCCATTTTTCAACATCATTCCTTTTCAAAACGAATCCTTTTCCGTGGGCGGAAATATCCATAACGACAGAAGAAACAAAGAGAGCGTTCGCATCAAAATCGCTCACGCGTTTATCAAAACCGAAATGAAAGGGAGTTCCCATGTGTGTGCCCGTGTGGCTTCCCATGCAAATCTCTTCAACAACGTATTTTTCATGCTTAAATTGCGAAATATGCGTTGAAGGATCACCTGGCCAAATCGGCATGTCATTTGAAATTTTGTGCGAGAGATCGATGATACGTGAAAA
This DNA window, taken from Mesoaciditoga lauensis cd-1655R = DSM 25116, encodes the following:
- a CDS encoding proton-conducting transporter membrane subunit yields the protein MSADLVLSPIVLAVFFGTLRIFTRKRWMTWIEILSLSILTAYILYSQVFTTFVVGGWSSAIGVEARYDSTSFWFILSLLTVWISVKARFEKWDNTMDSLMDYLFASLYALFISNDLFNMYVTIELTSLVSFLMVGYGKKPARIWAALKYMFLSSIALAFYLFGTILLYSETGVLSIGALQDEKLSAFALMFVVMALLVKSGVLGLSAWLIDVHSMSETPVSMLLSGAAVNAGLFGMVRIYPLLPQKLKEFVVIVGLFSAFVGGIYAFFEKRPKRVLAFSTTSQMGIAVAMLSLSPLASALYAFAHSNAKALLFSRNGKFSTIVGALSLIGIPPLAGYFAKMNFEEAFPTLSLLAVFLTSMYLVKLFKGLKWKFSPFEFLLEGALLSLCFFMPFGGASIFKILIAAVAGATAGFLIGKKAALPPLKDVFGLEEGIAYQLWALVIMAFVIMA
- a CDS encoding NADH-quinone oxidoreductase subunit K; protein product: MNLDLFLSLVIMAIGISIVAVKRDLIIKLIGIGIMETGVTLSFVVLGYNGTLPPLLTLPIERVDPLPQALVITSIVVGFAVLALSLVFVLYLSSVYHTTDVVKLKKRIEKDER
- a CDS encoding MnhB domain-containing protein; translated protein: MKVRNLFVVSIVLSLIILLVFAYFVKISPHNANHYPLATQMYDGSANIVSAIYLNFRLYDTLFELLIFSVAITGVSFYAKRIKESGEINTDKSTLIRFELLAFGIIIVGWGAYTAITGHLQPGGAFSGGAISASGIVILTMALGSSRVHALTENLKLEFLENLVIFVVLVYVIFGNIHGGFFSPGFFVGKIGNFFSGRGAILLNSSIGFKVFVGAWIIFYEFSKRKESI
- a CDS encoding Na(+)/H(+) antiporter subunit B, which gives rise to MAFTQTLIFVIIGFAASVLFLKDRVSAVLTYGAISVVAVVAFSLYAAPDVALAEASIGLIFTLFLYMVTLQHREKLWFGLIEVDKSLDALEKAIIEDYCKTHDLDLRLVRVKENEVLEMLSSGRIEVAGAAFLNTFEIPDVRMTDGFLETKVLTFGTPSSTQNSFKTMGEFKKRIMNFKKGSDGGFRIDLIRYISLPFLSREMPQPNSEEKGVFYAFGVVADEEERLRSLNDYLKEIRENGKLKSMVERYVR
- a CDS encoding monovalent cation/H(+) antiporter subunit G; translated protein: MEIIKGILIGFSLFLIIVGTLAGTFMKNYYVRLHFISVADTVGGATLLITFGIFSSHHFAYLLLAAVVILQGPAITHLLARGAIHDKINVEEDRWHSHKR
- a CDS encoding endonuclease domain-containing protein — translated: MVTKNKKLKVLARNLRKDMTLSETLLWQYLRKGQMLGYRFRRQEVIGNYIVDFFCRKLRLAIEIDGSSHDEKYELDMKRQREIESYGITVLRFSDKEVKENIESVLRGIEVWIRSSTLPAN